The Zygosaccharomyces rouxii strain CBS732 chromosome G complete sequence genome contains a region encoding:
- the DSD1 gene encoding D-serine ammonia-lyase DSD1 (similar to uniprot|P53095 Saccharomyces cerevisiae YGL196W Hypothetical ORF) produces MADLLSKYGGKNFQSLPTPSFVIQEDKFNKNCKTMLSSVHDLGVSSGKEIRFRAHVKTHKTAQGTFKQLGFDLPASKTTSNAILISTIREAHGLLDYQESIGKEYIKDICYSLPACVLPILEQLSILTRRVEHVRIFVDNVEHLDNLVRFGKPANRQKWSVFIKVDMGTHRAGLVADSAEFLELLQKTLSPEVTEVVELYGFYAHAGHSYSSSSMEDAHKYLIDEIKAVNDAVQLLGQHAPSLDLSKLVLSVGATPTSNSLRMADEPALTSLIKTDLVGSLEIHCGNYCVYDLQQLSTGCIRDHDISGFVLSTVVSSYQARNEVLTDTGVMSLTREASRFPGHGLCVKLEDILYKEPFSHHWYVARVSQEHGILKPYGDSSSNTKDVKIGSKMAVLPQHACIVMAQFPYYFVVDSQGIVTDLWTPYQKW; encoded by the coding sequence ATGGCTGATCTATTGTCTAAGTATGGTGGGAAGAACTTCCAATCGCTACCAACCCCTTCTTTTGTAATACAGGAGGACAAGTTTAACAAGAATTGTAAGACCATGTTGAGCAGCGTGCATGACCTTGGTGTATCTAGTGGCAAAGAAATCCGTTTCCGTGCGCATGTCAAGACTCATAAGACTGCCCAGGGTACTTTTAAACAGCTAGGCTTTGATTTACCAGCTAGTAAAACGACTTCTAATGCAATCCTAATCTCTACTATTCGGGAAGCTCATGGATTATTAGACTATCAGgaatcaattggtaaagAATACATCAAGGATATCTGCTACAGTCTTCCAGCATGTGTTTTACCCATCTTGGAACAACTGAGTATCTTGACAAGAAGGGTAGAGCATGTGAGGATATTTGTGGATAATGTGGAACACTTGGACAACCTAGTTAGATTTGGTAAACCTGCTAATCGTCAGAAATGGTCTGTATTTATCAAAGTAGACATGGGTACACATAGAGCAGGTTTAGTTGCTGATAGCGCCGAATTTTTAGAACTTCTACAAAAGACACTATCACCAGAAGTTACGGAAGTAGTTGAATTGTATGGATTTTATGCCCATGCAGGTCACAGTTATTCTTCAAGCTCTATGGAAGATGCTCACAAGTATCTgattgatgaaatcaaaGCCGTCAATGATGCCGTCCAATTGTTGGGTCAACATGCACCTTCATtagatctttcaaaactgGTATTGTCCGTAGGTGCTACACCcacttccaattctttaagAATGGCAGACGAACCTGCTTTGACAAGTCTTATCAAGACAGATCTCGTAGGttctcttgaaattcaCTGCGGTAACTACTGTGTCTATGATCTACAGCAATTATCAACAGGATGTATCAGAGACCATGACATTTCAGGATTTGTCCTTTCGACAGTCGTTTCCTCATATCAAGCAAGAAATGAAGTTTTAACAGATACTGGTGTTATGTCCCTGACTAGAGAGGCATCTAGGTTCCCAGGACATGGTCTATGTGTGAAATTAGAGGATATTCTTTATAAAGAACCATTTTCCCACCACTGGTACGTGGCCAGAGTCTCACAGGAGCATGGTATACTGAAGCCCTACGGGGACTCTAGTTCTAACACAAAGGACGTCAAGATCGGAAGTAAAATGGCTGTCTTACCGCAACATGCCTGCATCGTTATGGCTCAATTCCCCTACTACTTCGTAGTAGATTCACAAGGGATCGTGACTGACTTATGGACACCTTACCAAAAATGGTAG
- the GCN1 gene encoding Gcn1p (similar to uniprot|P33892 Saccharomyces cerevisiae YGL195W GCN1 Positive regulator of the Gcn2p kinase activity forms a complex with Gcn20p proposed to stimulate Gcn2p activation by an uncharged tRNA) has product MNSMLLSEVGQEEFPIVLAQSVHDSLTSNRIEFLKELHQLVLQGTLETPQLSQISVNLLKTYSSFEDGKSKKLVITILLEISKLDARFLEKYAQFILDQVSPKPGSKAVVDYLNLLEWIHLFFNVLVTDKSLFEQNVDKLVEAHLYTSFGIEDNLDKQEEGKKSGEGQNQHRRRIRRALLQLTTKSLVTCVKSNNDALYYFDQFAEKTLESFNKKKAPVAGVVVMVGALAQASVQLLSSQPVLFHSFKENHTPPITELIGKEVIVGKNPPSEYCLKTCLSPFLKDFVTEDLYKTHLVSNLEKACLRSPEWAFKVAEVLYSGVNSKNVNLLNIFISTKLMSQSFSSFKSSRGGVKAASVNSVLTLLSSLEIDNTSPEDAIKLLSEIFKNIKTNMNADYKSLASSILLKIPNVWNEVNEKLVSELSTYVSKEVNENALSSMLGCFFTHYFVLSEPSEALIKLVSNGFEEKKSHLKKVWFTTFALHSQLAADKLLQPFGHYCVEFVKETLQHSRRNDHFAAFASFEFIDRVNNSQLVELQGELDETISSFPSPALGEFLLQMTLSTSLSVQQRIRSVELLERYFQRKPALVGINLIEALEKRLQQPDGPAEESISYKYIVPVFTAISRPSADKAGLVEVLIKTFIVSQYSGFNLKNSWASLALNAQMDPASLVQEHAKTLINNAVAVLDNSEFSHTRFGSCAVQALAYASFINSSVVSPMLAELLLNDLEVEQISSFTAEDFAIWQGKEGEMVFDILEKDIDKKLADKNTRDYETLKWEQSIRKEQTKKINRKLTKEEHELVKQQLAKESDIRSQVTKMTVKVDRGVRLVQQLARDSVQVDTGIHVWLPPAVTKLLELSQNKNSSIFLGTSALDAFLSLSLDISDRLGSMTFFVGLAILRVKNAHNIPSNFLEEPLHELLSRVLFRVKIVSQQVALDSTTLIYMLPLLVHVLQEGKRVAVLNANKPISNSEFVEESSEEEHLLLAMDIISSHAEVFSDSSIPRESILQVLLSLLALPSKAKMAKDCFNSLCQSISIAPTNKDLQMLLSNTLSPNQFVRSSVLEIIDNEFELEPFMSYSAEIFICKHDVDENCRSTADFIWDFNKFQVNEELLATLLTFFNQSNDSLRVFTAKAYADGVEHLKKSAGDQVIDKYLGILMNFYLEKAKPLEDIIDQYGLVAISASERKDPWEDRSTSALAMKELVTSLPDGGDTVIEFIRFLIEKGAFEDREFLVRQEMKEAGIEAITKHGAKRVEDLIPIFEAALTSNSGTVVKENTIILYGSLARHLSTDDERIHIVIGRLLSTLETPSTEVQHAVSACLSPLVPLFKQNVEQYINQLMDKLLDVSAPTYVQKGAAWGIAGLVKGYGISALSNFDIVRNLIEAAEDKKEAKKRESVAYAFEYLSISLGKFFEPYVIELLPNILKNLGDSVPDVRNATADATKAIMAHTTSFGVTKLIPVAVSNMDDISWRTTRGSVELLGNMAYLNPTQLSSSLSTIVPEIVGVLNDSHKEVRKAADESLKRFGEVIRNPEIQKLVPVLIKAIGDPTKYTEEALDALIQTQFVHYIDSPSLALIIHVIHRGMHDRSANTKRKACKIVGNMAILVDTRDLVPYLQQLIDEVEVAMVDPVPATRATAARALGALVERLGEDQFPDLVPRLMDTLSDDQKSGDRLGSAQALAEVISGLGLPKLDELLPSIMAGVTSYRSSIREGYMPLLVFLPVCFGAQFAPYLNQIIQPILAGLADSEEGIRDTALKAGRLVVKNYASRAIDLLLPELERGIFDENERIRLSSVQLTGDLLFQVTGISSKNEFSEEDNEYSGQVTVKMVGVLGQERRDRVISALFVCRNDTSGTVRASAVDIWKALVPNTPRTVKEILPTLISMVVMHLASSSHTLRHIAAQTLGDMVRRVGGNALSQLLPVLEESLEETSDPDSRQGVCVALRELIGSSSAESLADYQTIIVNIIRDTLVDSSDSVRRSAALCFDAYQEVDSKVAIDEILPYLLNLLESSTVSDCALLGLQEIMSTKSEIIFPILIPTLLEPPIDSFRASALSSLSAVAGSALYKRLSTIINSLVDAVVACASDEKMQQSIKSALNRIFLSVTDEEGLHPLLQQIMSLLKHDDFEKRVVVLEVLPNFFNETVLDYDLYTADLVSNAILSLDDKDFRFVKGSHDLLVSIISKQDKSKLDRLVKPAKQALQMTGKPGEDLPAFALPKGPNCILPVFLHGLMYGSSDEREDSALAIADVVSKTPATNLRPFVSVITGPLIRVVGERFNSDIKAGILFALNILFAKIPQFLRPFIPQLQRTFVKSLSDPSNETLRLRAAKALGTLIEYQPRVDPLVVELVAGAKQATDEGVRTAMLKALLEVVTKSGLKMNENSKVSIVNLVEEGLMSSDDKQAAAYANLIGSISETLSTEQAQRILKEKVLDAGLEGDSGKFGILALNSFIKDVPAQVVNCDLLDEIVHYIVNAIKSPSAYFSENGLLASGKLLLLQGEKKSPYSKIEAESPLDLGQNNIKLLVEELSRATLAPVSTSTDARRLTLVILRTLTRFRFDECVKPYLDLVGVSVFSCLRDTIIPIKLAAEKAYLAVFRLVEEEDMQTFNTWFSEFSSKGPSVTNAAGNTVQLRSIGDYTRRVGKRLANVERERIAEGGDAETMFSDRFEDEREIWAVGGLEIE; this is encoded by the coding sequence ATGAACTCTATGTTACTGTCAGAAGTTggtcaagaagaatttccTATAGTTTTGGCCCAGAGTGTCCATGACTCCCTCACTTCGAACAGAATAGAGTTTTTAAAAGAGCTACATCAATTAGTCCTTCAGGGGACCCTTGAGACACCTCAATTGTCTCAGATATCCGttaatcttttaaaaaCTTATAGCTCGTTCGAAGATGgcaaatccaaaaaattaGTGATTACCATTTTGTTGGAGATCTCAAAATTGGATGCTCGATTTTTAGAAAAATATGCACAATTTATCTTGGATCAAGTATCACCTAAACCTGGTTCCAAGGCGGTTGTAGACTATTTAAATTTGTTGGAATGGAtccatctttttttcaatgtttTGGTTACTGATAAATCATtatttgaacaaaatgTGGATAAATTAGTAGAGGCCCACTTATACACTTCCTTCGGTATTGAAGATAATTTAGAtaaacaagaagaaggtaaaaaaTCAGGTGAAGGTCAAAATCAGcatagaagaagaatccGTCGTGCGCTATTGCAATTAACTACAAAATCGTTAGTTACCTGTGTGAAGAGTAATAACGATGCATTGTACTATTTCGATCAATTCGCGGAAAAGACTTTGGAGAGTttcaacaagaaaaaagcTCCTGTTGCCGGTGTTGTGGTAATGGTAGGCGCTTTGGCACAAGCTTCAGTACAATTACTATCATCACAACCGGTCTTATTCCACTCctttaaagaaaatcaTACTCCTCCAATCACTGAGTTGATTGGTAAGGAAGTTATCGTAGGTAAGAACCCACCATCTGAATATTGTCTCAAGACCTGTTTGtcaccatttttaaaagaCTTCGTCACAGAAGACTTGTACAAGACTCATTTGGTGTCCAATTTGGAGAAAGCATGTTTGAGATCTCCAGAATGGGCTTTCAAAGTAGCAGAGGTATTGTATTCTGGTGTAAACAGTAAAAATGTTAACCTACTAAACATCTTCATTTCTACTAAATTAATGTCTCAATCGTTTTCATCATTCAAAAGCTCGAGAGGAGGTGTCAAAGCTGCATCTGTTAATTCTGTTTTGACTCTCTTATCAAGTCTTGAGATCGATAATACGTCCCCAGAAGATGCAATTAAGCTACTCAGcgaaatttttaaaaacATCAAGACAAACATGAACGCAGACTACAAATCATTAGCTTCTTCgatacttttgaagatccCTAACGTCTGGAATGAAGTGAACGAAAAGTTGGTATCTGAACTTTCCACGTATGTTTCGAAGGAAGTTAACGAAAATGCCCTTAGTAGCATGCTGGGTTGTTTTTTTACCCATTACTTTGTTCTGTCAGAACCTAGTGAAGCTCTCATCAAACTCGTTTCCAAtggttttgaagaaaagaaatccCATTTAAAAAAAGTATGGTTTACTACGTTTGCATTGCACAGTCAGCTAGCTGCTGATAAGCTCTTACAACCCTTTGGCCACTACTGCGTGGAATTCGTCAAGGAAACACTTCAACACAGTCGAAGAAACGATCATTTCGCAGCCTTTGCCTCTTTTGAGTTTATTGACAGAGTAAACAATTCGCAATTGGTCGAATTACAAGGGGAGTTGGATGAAACTATTTCATCATTCCCTAGTCCTGCTCTTGGGGAATTCTTGTTGCAAATGACATTATCTACTTCTTTGAGCGTTCAACAACGTATTCGCTCAGTGGAACTATTAGAAAGATACTTCCAAAGGAAACCAGCACTGGTGGGAATTAACCTTATAGAGGCACTAGAAAAGAGACTCCAACAACCTGATGGTCCTGCGGAAGAAAGCATTTCTTACAAATATATTGTTCCTGTCTTCACAGCCATTTCGAGACCATCAGCTGACAAAGCAGGCCTAGTCGAGGTGTTGATCAAAACCTTCATTGTTTCTCAATATAGTGGattcaatttgaagaatagCTGGGCTAGTTTGGCACTGAATGCTCAAATGGATCCAGCTAGCCTGGTGCAAGAACATGCTAAGACCTTAATCAATAATGCTGTTGCAgttcttgataattcaGAATTTTCTCATACCCGATTTGGTTCATGTGCTGTTCAAGCTTTAGCATACGCATCGTTTATCAACAGTTCTGTTGTCAGCCCAATGTTAGCAGAATTACTGCTGAATGACTTAGAAGTTGAGCAAATATCGAGCTTTACAGCTGAagattttgcaatttggCAAGGTAAAGAGGGAGAAATGGTTTTCGACATTTTAGAGAAAGACATCGATAAGAAGTTGGCGGACAAGAATACGAGAGATTACGAAACTTTGAAATGGGAACAGAGTATCagaaaagaacaaacaAAGAAGATAAATAGAAAGTTAACGAAGGAAGAACACGAATTGGTGAAGCAACAACTTGCTAAAGAATCTGATATCAGGAGCCAAGTCACAAAAATGACAGTGAAAGTTGATAGAGGTGTAAGACTTGTTCAACAACTTGCCCGTGATTCTGTCCAGGTGGACACCGGTATTCACGTCTGGCTCCCACCTGCTGTCACGAAGTTACTCGAGCTTTCTCAGAACAAAAACTCTTCGATATTCTTGGGTACCAGTGCTTTAGATGCCTTTTTAAGCCTTTCCTTAGATATTTCTGATAGATTGGGCTCAATGACCTTTTTTGTTGGGTTGGCAATATTGCGTGTGAAAAATGCTCATAACATTCCTTCCAACTTTTTGGAAGAGCCTCTTCATGAGCTCTTATCTAGAGTCCTTTTTAGAGTGAAGATAGTTTCTCAGCAAGTTGCTTTGGATTCTACGACTCTTATCTATATGCTACCATTGCTGGTTCACGTTTTGCAAGAGGGTAAACGTGTGGCAGTACTAAATGCCAACAAGCCTATCTCTAACAGCGAATTTGTGGAAGAGAGTAGCGAGGAGGAACATCTGTTACTGGCCATGGATATCATCTCATCACACGCAGAAGTCTTTTCAGATTCATCCATCCCAAGAGAATCAATTTTACAGGTTTTATTGTCACTATTGGCATTGCCTTCGAAGGCGAAAATGGCAAAGGACTGCTTCAATTCCTTGTGTCAAAGTATTTCCATAGCTCCAACAAACAAGgatcttcaaatgcttCTTTCAAACACTCTATCTCCAAATCAATTTGTGCGTTCTTCTGTTTTGGAAATAATCGACAATGAGTTTGAACTGGAACCTTTTATGTCTTATTCTGctgaaatcttcatctgtaAGCAcgatgttgatgaaaactGTCGTTCGACTGCTGATTTTATTTGggatttcaacaaatttcaGGTTAATGAAGAACTACTTGCTACCTTGCTAACGTTCTTTAATCAATCGAATGATAGTTTAAGGGTTTTCACAGCCAAGGCATATGCAGATGGTGTTgagcatttgaagaaatcagCTGGCGACCAAGTGATTGACAAGTACTTGGGAATCCTAATGAACTTCTATTTGGAGAAGGCAAAGCCATTGGAGGATATCATCGATCAATACGGTCTGGTGGCTATTTCCGCAtcagaaagaaaagatccTTGGGAAGATAGAAGTACTTCCGCTCTTGCTATGAAAGAACTTGTAACTAGTCTACCTGATGGTGGAGATACTGTGATAGAATTTATCCGATTTTTGATTGAAAAGGGTGCATTTGAAGATAGAGAGTTCTTAGTCCGTcaagaaatgaaagaaGCTGGTATTGAAGCCATAACTAAACATGGTGCTAAGAGAGTCGAAGATttaattccaattttcGAAGCCGCTCTCACTTCGAACTCTGGGACTGTTGTGAAGGAGAACACCATTATTCTTTATGGTTCTCTTGCCAGGCACTTGAGCACGGATGATGAAAGAATTCACATTGTTATTGGTAGATTGTTGTCAACACTGGAGACTCCTTCAACCGAGGTTCAACATGCAGTCTCTGCCTGTTTATCTCCATTAGTTCCCTTGTTCAAGCAAAATGTCGAGCAGTAcatcaatcaattgatggACAAATTATTGGATGTATCTGCCCCAACTTACGTGCAAAAGGGTGCCGCATGGGGTATTGCAGGTCTCGTGAAGGGTTATGGTATCTCTGCATTATCAAACTTTGATATTGTGAGAAACTTAATTGAAGCCGCAGAAGATAAAAAAGAAGCTAAAAAGCGCGAGTCGGTCGCTTATGCATTTGAATATCTTTCTATTTCGCTAggcaaattctttgaacctTATGTCATTGAATTATTACCTAATATTCTAAAGAATCTTGGTGATTCTGTTCCTGATGTTAGAAATGCCACTGCTGATGCTACAAAGGCCATTATGGCCCACACCACCAGTTTTGGTGTTACTAAGTTGATCCCTGTAGCAGTCTCTAACATGGATGATATTTCTTGGAGAACAACAAGAGGATCTGTGGAACTCTTGGGTAATATGGCCTATTTGAATCCAACCCAGCTTTCAAGCTCTCTATCTACTATTGTGCCTGAAATTGTTGGGGTCTTGAATGATTCCCACAAGGAAGTCCGCAAAGCTGCAGATGAGTCATTGAAGCGTTTTGGTGAGGTTATTAGAAACCCTGAAATCCAGAAACTGGTGCCAGTTCTAATTAAGGCTATCGGCGACCCTACGAAATACACCGAGGAGGCTCTCGATGCTTTGATCCAAACCCAATTCGTTCACTACATTGACAGTCCTTCACTCGCCTTGATCATTCATGTGATCCACCGTGGTATGCATGATAGATCTGCCAATACCAAGAGGAAGGCTTGTAAGATCGTGGGTAATATGGCTATTTTGGTCGACACTAGGGACTTGGTTCCATACTTACAACAACTTATTGACGAAGTGGAAGTTGCTATGGTTGATCCAGTTCCTGCTACTAGAGCCACTGCTGCCCGTGCCTTGGGTGCGTTGGTTGAGAGATTAGGTGAAGACCAGTTCCCTGACTTGGTTCCTCGTTTGATGGACACCTTGAGCGATGACCAAAAATCAGGAGACCGTCTTGGTTCTGCACAAGCCCTTGCCGAAGTTATCAGTGGTCTCGGATTGCCTAAGCTGGATGAATTGTTGCCATCTATTATGGCTGGTGTAACGAGTTACCGTAGCTCTATTAGAGAAGGTTACATGCCGCTATTGGTCTTTTTACCAGTGTGTTTTGGTGCACAATTTGCTCCATATCTAAATCAAATTATCCAGCCAATCTTAGCCGGTTTGGCTGATAGTGAAGAAGGCATTCGTGACACTGCATTGAAGGCTGGTAGATTGGTTGTTAAAAATTATGCATCGAGAGCTATTGACCTGTTGTTACCAGAGCTTGAAAGAGGtatctttgatgaaaacgAACGTATCCGTCTATCTTCTGTTCAATTAACAGGTGATCTATTGTTCCAGGTTACCGGtatttcttccaagaaCGAATTCTCTGAAGAAGACAATGAGTACAGCGGTCAAGTCACCGTCAAAATGGTCGGAGTTCTTGGCCAAGAACGCCGGGACAGGGTCATTTCAGCTTTGTTCGTGTGTAGAAATGATACGTCAGGTACTGTTCGTGCGTCTGCTGTTGATATTTGGAAGGCCCTTGTGCCAAATACGCCTCGTACtgtcaaagaaattttgcCAACTCTGATCAGCATGGTTGTCATGCATCTGGCTTCTTCCTCGCACACTCTACGTCACATTGCCGCTCAAACCTTGGGTGATATGGTTCGTCGTGTCGGTGGTAATGCCTTATCACAACTGCTGCCAGTATTAGAAGAATCCTTAGAAGAGACCTCTGATCCAGACTCTAGACAAGGTGTCTGTGTTGCTCTACGTGAACTTATTGGATCCTCCTCCGCAGAATCTCTTGCTGACTACCAAACCATCATCGTCAACATCATCCGTGACACATTGGTCGACAGTAGTGATAGTGTCCGGAGATCTGCTGCATTGTGCTTTGACGCTTATCAAGAAGTGGATAGTAAGGTGGCAatcgatgaaattttgCCATATCTATTGAACCTGCTCGAATCATCTACAGTCTCGGACTGTGCTCTACTGGGTCTACAAGAAATTATGTCGACGAAATCCGAAATTATTTTCCCTATTTTGATCCCAACTTTGTTGGAACCTCCTATTGATTCATTCAGAGCTTCAGCTTTGAGTTCTCTATCTGCTGTGGCTGGATCGGCGCTTTACAAGCGTTTGTCAACTATCATCAATTCATTAGTCGATGCAGTAGTCGCCTGTGCTTCTGATGAGAAAATGCAGCAATCTATCAAGAGCGCATTAAACAGGATTTTCTTATCGGTcactgatgaagaaggtttacATCCACTCTTACAGCAAATCATGTCATTACTCAAACATGATGACTTCGAGAAGCGTGTTGTTGTGTTGGAAGTTTTGcctaatttcttcaatgaaaCAGTCTTGGATTATGATCTTTACACTGCTGACCTTGTCTCCAATGCAATTCTTTCCCTGGATGACAAAGACTTTAGATTTGTAAAGGGTTCCCATGATCTTTTGGTGTCAATCATTTCTAAACAAGATAAATCTAAATTGGATAGATTAGTCAAGCCTGCTAAGCAAGCTTTGCAAATGACTGGTAAGCCGGGCGAAGATCTTCCTGCATTTGCCTTGCCTAAGGGTCCAAACTGTATCTTGCCAGTATTTTTGCATGGTCTAATGTACGGTTCAAGtgatgaaagagaagatTCCGCACTTGCAATCGCTGATGTGGTTTCGAAGACTCCTGCTACCAATTTGAGACCATTTGTTAGTGTCATTACAGGTCCATTAATTCGTGTTGTCGGTGAGAGATTCAACAGTGATATCAAAGCTGGTATATTATTTGCCCTCAACATTCTTTTCGCAAAGATCCCACAATTTTTGAGACCTTTCATTCctcaattacaaagaacCTTTGTGAAATCTCTATCAGACCCATCTAACGAAACTTTGAGACTTCGTGCCGCCAAGGCACTTGGTACTTTAATTGAGTACCAGCCAAGGGTTGATCCATTGGTCGTGGAACTAGTTGCAGGTGCCAAACAGGCCACTGATGAAGGTGTGAGGACTGCAATGCTGAAAGCTCTATTAGAAGTGGTTACTAAGAGCGGGTTGAAGATGAATGAAAACTCGAAGGTGAGTATCGTAAACTTGGTGGAAGAGGGTCTAATGTCAAGTGATGACAAGCAAGCAGCAGCATACGCCAATTTGATTGGTTCTATATCCGAAACTTTATCCACTGAACAAGCTCAAAGAatcttgaaagaaaaggttTTGGATGCTGGTCTGGAAGGTGATTCAGGTAAATTCGGTATTTTGGCCTTGAACTCTTTCATTAAGGATGTTCCAGCACAAGTTGTAAATTGTGATCtattggatgaaattgttcaCTATATCGTCAATGCCATCAAATCTCCTAGTGCCTATTTCAGCGAAAATGGTCTGTTAGCATCAGGgaaattgttattattacaaggtgaaaagaaatctcCTTATTCCAAGATTGAAGCAGAAAGTCCACTAGACTTAGGtcaaaataatattaaatTGTTGGTGGAAGAATTGTCCAGAGCAACGCTAGCACCTGTGAGTACCTCTACTGATGCTAGAAGATTGACCCTTGTCATTTTAAGGACATTGACCAGATTTAGATTTGACGAATGTGTCAAACCATACTTGGATTTAGTG